The Acidimicrobiia bacterium genome window below encodes:
- a CDS encoding CBS domain-containing protein, whose amino-acid sequence MRELVRSRVVSCRWSASLEAVCKLMAEENVGCAVVLDSHGKLCGIVTDRDLVVHGFAKGHSPDTVVEAVMTRDVEWASEDVDVFEAATRMAEHGFRRLPLLDAHGLVTGILTLDDLLTLFTRQLDKVARTAGSETRGPIGPI is encoded by the coding sequence ATGCGTGAGCTCGTGAGGTCGCGTGTGGTGTCGTGCCGGTGGAGCGCAAGCCTCGAGGCCGTGTGCAAGCTCATGGCCGAGGAGAACGTCGGTTGTGCCGTCGTGCTCGACAGTCACGGAAAGCTCTGTGGCATCGTCACCGATCGCGACCTCGTTGTCCACGGCTTCGCCAAGGGACACAGTCCCGACACAGTGGTCGAAGCCGTGATGACGCGTGACGTGGAGTGGGCATCCGAGGACGTCGACGTGTTCGAAGCAGCGACGCGCATGGCCGAGCACGGTTTCCGCCGCCTTCCGCTGCTCGATGCGCACGGCCTCGTCACCGGGATCCTCACGCTCGATGACCTACTGACCCTGTTTACGCGCCAGCTCGACAAGGTCGCGCGCACCGCGGGTTCGGAAACCCGCGGACCGATCGGCCCCATATGA